One segment of Candidatus Paceibacterota bacterium DNA contains the following:
- a CDS encoding carbohydrate kinase family protein produces the protein MSKIDFLAIGDIVTDAFIELEEAWIETDNPEKSKELCMRFGEKLPFRDVVIVPAVGNSPNAAVAAHRLGLNSALLTNMGDDSYGEEQLAQLKKEKVATDYVQVHKGMKSNYHFVLRYKEERTILVKHQEYDYKLPEINPAPKWIYLSSLASNSLPHHLEIADWLRKNPEIKLAFQPGTFQIKLGAEKLKDLYELTELFFCNKEEAQKITNKKGSEIPELLKAMHDLGPKIVVITDGPEGAYTYDGKEIWHMPMYPDPKPPVDRTGAGDSFSSTFTCALILGKSIPEALVWGPINSMSVVQYIGAQEGLLSQEKLEEFLAKAPANYKPEQLE, from the coding sequence ATGTCTAAAATTGATTTTTTGGCGATTGGCGATATTGTGACAGACGCTTTTATTGAGCTTGAAGAGGCCTGGATAGAAACCGACAACCCTGAAAAGAGTAAGGAGCTTTGTATGCGTTTCGGTGAAAAATTACCTTTCCGAGATGTGGTCATTGTGCCGGCCGTGGGCAATAGTCCGAACGCCGCTGTAGCTGCCCACCGCTTAGGACTTAATTCGGCCCTCCTGACAAATATGGGGGACGATTCTTATGGCGAAGAGCAACTGGCTCAATTAAAAAAAGAAAAAGTAGCGACAGATTATGTGCAAGTTCATAAGGGGATGAAATCAAATTATCACTTTGTTCTACGCTACAAAGAAGAGCGAACAATTTTGGTCAAACACCAAGAATACGATTATAAATTACCGGAAATAAATCCGGCGCCAAAATGGATTTATTTGAGCTCATTAGCTTCCAATTCCCTTCCGCATCATCTCGAGATTGCCGACTGGTTGCGAAAAAATCCGGAAATCAAACTGGCTTTTCAGCCGGGCACTTTTCAGATTAAATTGGGCGCCGAAAAACTGAAGGACCTATACGAACTAACCGAGCTTTTCTTCTGCAACAAAGAGGAAGCGCAAAAAATCACAAATAAAAAAGGATCGGAAATTCCGGAACTCTTGAAAGCGATGCATGATTTGGGGCCGAAAATTGTCGTTATTACCGATGGTCCGGAAGGTGCCTACACTTATGATGGTAAAGAAATCTGGCATATGCCGATGTATCCGGACCCTAAACCTCCGGTTGATCGCACCGGCGCCGGCGACTCGTTTTCCTCCACTTTTACCTGCGCTTTAATTTTAGGTAAATCAATTCCCGAGGCCCTTGTCTGGGGACCGATAAACTCAATGTCTGTTGTTCAATACATCGGCGCCCAAGAAGGCCTTTTGAGCCAAGAAAAGTTGGAAGAATTTCTGGCCAAAGCGCCGGCAAATTATAAACCGGAACAGTTGGAATAA
- the cfa gene encoding cyclopropane fatty acyl phospholipid synthase yields the protein MDKKLQKILEKADVKINGGRPWDIQVNDKKVFRKVKLGGLTALGEAYVDGLWDCQQIDELLERLIKADFSLAFKNHWATWGIFLKEKIFNLQKKSNVFKQIRHHYDIGNDLFELMLDKRMTYTCGYWKNAQNLDEAQEAKLDLVCQKIGLKPGMSVLDIGCGWGSFVKFAAEKYGAKCIGITLSKNQAEYAKKSCRGLPVDIRIQDYRKVDEKFDRIISLGMFEHVGHKNYLEYMQSAHKNLKDGGMFLLHCFGGIYKTPNKRQSETRWVEKYIFPGMALPSLGQIFTATDNLFITHDLQNFGKYYDPTLMAWFENFDKNWPEIKEKYGEKFYRLWKYYLLICAGGFRSGKYQLWQIVFSKKPIEKVYETVR from the coding sequence ATGGATAAAAAACTTCAAAAGATTTTGGAAAAAGCCGACGTAAAAATAAATGGTGGCCGACCTTGGGATATTCAAGTCAACGACAAAAAAGTTTTTAGAAAAGTTAAACTCGGCGGACTAACCGCTTTGGGCGAGGCTTACGTCGACGGCCTTTGGGATTGTCAACAAATCGACGAGTTGTTGGAACGTTTGATAAAAGCCGACTTTTCTTTGGCTTTTAAAAATCATTGGGCGACTTGGGGAATTTTTTTAAAAGAAAAAATTTTTAATCTGCAGAAAAAATCAAATGTATTTAAACAGATTCGGCACCACTATGACATCGGAAATGATTTGTTTGAATTGATGTTGGATAAAAGAATGACTTATACCTGCGGTTATTGGAAGAACGCCCAAAATTTGGACGAAGCTCAAGAAGCAAAATTGGATTTGGTCTGTCAAAAAATTGGCTTAAAGCCCGGAATGAGCGTTTTGGATATTGGCTGTGGTTGGGGCAGTTTTGTTAAGTTTGCGGCGGAAAAATACGGCGCCAAGTGCATCGGTATCACCCTTTCAAAAAATCAAGCGGAATATGCCAAGAAATCGTGCCGGGGTTTACCGGTAGATATTAGAATCCAAGACTACAGAAAAGTAGATGAAAAATTTGACCGGATAATATCTCTGGGAATGTTTGAACATGTCGGGCATAAAAATTATTTGGAATATATGCAATCAGCTCACAAAAATCTAAAAGATGGAGGAATGTTTCTGCTTCACTGCTTCGGTGGAATATATAAAACTCCAAACAAAAGACAGTCAGAAACTAGATGGGTTGAAAAATATATTTTCCCCGGTATGGCTTTACCTTCCTTGGGACAAATTTTTACCGCTACTGATAATCTATTTATCACCCATGACCTCCAAAATTTCGGCAAATATTACGACCCGACTTTGATGGCTTGGTTTGAAAATTTTGACAAAAATTGGCCGGAAATAAAAGAAAAATATGGTGAAAAGTTTTATCGCCTTTGGAAATACTATTTATTAATTTGTGCCGGAGGATTTAGGTCCGGAAAATATCAGCTCTGGCAAATTGTCTTCAGTAAAAAGCCGATAGAAAAAGTTTACGAAACCGTTAGATAA
- a CDS encoding transketolase C-terminal domain-containing protein, producing the protein MLNKTAKLNPHIFEKDVEQEPIRKGFGKGLLKAGENDERVVGLCADLTESTQMHLFRDKFPERYVQIGVAEQNLATVASGMAAMGKIPFITSYAMFSPGRNWEQIRTTICYNDRPVKIAGSHAGISVGPDGGTHQAVEDMAIMRVIPRMVVISPCDSIEAEKATMAVAKTDSPTYIRLAREKTPIITTLETPFEIGKGQIFWDSSSNGKNPEVGIISTGALTHKALVVAKELEEEIPVKVLNLSIIKPLDEESIISLAKECGAIVTVEEHQIRGGMGSAVAECLAKNCPVPIEFVGVDDKFGQSGEPEELIEHYGMGVSHIKEAVKRVTNRK; encoded by the coding sequence ATGTTAAACAAAACCGCAAAATTAAATCCGCATATTTTTGAAAAGGACGTCGAGCAGGAACCGATCAGAAAAGGATTTGGAAAGGGGCTACTTAAAGCAGGGGAGAATGATGAAAGAGTTGTGGGGCTTTGCGCAGATTTGACCGAGTCAACCCAAATGCATCTTTTTCGGGATAAGTTTCCGGAGCGCTATGTTCAGATCGGTGTTGCCGAGCAGAATTTGGCAACGGTTGCATCCGGTATGGCGGCTATGGGAAAAATTCCTTTTATCACTTCTTACGCTATGTTTTCTCCGGGCAGGAATTGGGAACAAATCAGAACGACAATTTGCTATAACGACCGACCTGTAAAAATTGCCGGAAGCCATGCTGGAATTTCTGTCGGTCCCGATGGCGGAACTCATCAAGCCGTTGAAGATATGGCAATTATGAGAGTAATTCCTAGAATGGTTGTAATTTCTCCTTGTGATTCAATTGAAGCAGAAAAAGCGACTATGGCAGTCGCAAAAACCGATTCACCAACTTATATTCGACTAGCTCGTGAAAAAACTCCAATAATTACCACCCTCGAAACTCCTTTTGAAATCGGTAAAGGGCAAATATTTTGGGATTCGTCATCTAACGGAAAAAATCCAGAGGTGGGAATTATTTCAACTGGCGCTTTAACTCACAAAGCTTTAGTTGTCGCTAAGGAATTGGAAGAAGAAATTCCGGTGAAGGTGCTAAACCTTTCAATTATTAAACCGCTTGATGAAGAATCTATCATTTCTCTGGCAAAAGAATGCGGAGCGATTGTTACAGTTGAAGAGCACCAAATAAGAGGAGGAATGGGTTCTGCTGTAGCAGAGTGTTTGGCCAAAAATTGTCCGGTGCCAATTGAATTCGTGGGTGTTGATGATAAATTTGGCCAATCCGGAGAGCCGGAAGAGCTTATTGAACATTACGGCATGGGGGTCTCTCATATAAAAGAAGCTGTAAAACGTGTGACAAACAGAAAATAG
- a CDS encoding D-glycerate dehydrogenase yields the protein MWKLYHKEIRVNDTIIFMKIYVTRKIPEAGISLLKDKGYEIDVSPHDRVLEKSELISALKQKPYEAVLCLLTDKIDAEVFDAVPTAKIFANYAVGFNNIDIEEAKKRGIVITNTPDVLTDSVAEHTFALVMAIAHRIVEADQFVRDGKYVGWAPELLLGADIKGKTLGILGAGRIGSQVAFQGKNGFGMKIAYYDIKPNSEIEKEFGATFYPSVEGLLAVADFVSLHVPLLDSTRHLINADRLRKMKKTAYLINTSRGPVVDEKALFEALRDGVIAGAALDVFEEEPKVYPGLEKLQNVILTPHIASATFETRSKMSEMAAENIITFFEGQEPPNVV from the coding sequence ATGTGGAAATTATATCACAAAGAAATTCGCGTTAATGATACAATTATTTTTATGAAAATTTATGTGACGAGAAAAATTCCCGAAGCAGGAATAAGTCTTTTAAAAGATAAGGGTTATGAAATTGATGTCAGCCCGCATGACAGAGTGTTGGAAAAATCGGAGTTGATTTCCGCTCTGAAACAAAAGCCGTATGAGGCGGTTTTGTGTCTTTTAACCGACAAAATTGACGCGGAAGTTTTTGATGCTGTTCCGACAGCCAAAATTTTTGCCAATTATGCTGTCGGATTTAATAATATTGATATTGAAGAAGCAAAAAAGCGCGGGATTGTTATAACCAATACGCCAGATGTTTTAACCGACTCTGTTGCCGAGCACACCTTTGCTTTAGTTATGGCAATTGCTCACCGAATTGTTGAAGCCGACCAATTTGTTCGCGATGGAAAATATGTCGGCTGGGCGCCGGAGCTTCTACTCGGCGCGGATATTAAAGGTAAGACCTTGGGAATTTTAGGCGCAGGTAGAATCGGCTCGCAAGTCGCTTTTCAGGGCAAGAATGGTTTTGGTATGAAAATTGCTTATTACGACATCAAGCCGAATTCTGAAATTGAAAAAGAGTTTGGAGCAACCTTTTATCCGTCAGTGGAAGGATTACTTGCTGTTGCCGACTTTGTTTCGCTTCACGTGCCACTTTTGGATTCAACTCGGCATTTGATAAATGCCGACCGCTTGCGGAAAATGAAAAAAACCGCCTATCTCATAAACACCTCGCGCGGACCGGTGGTGGATGAAAAAGCGCTTTTTGAAGCGCTTCGCGACGGGGTAATTGCCGGCGCCGCTCTGGACGTTTTTGAAGAAGAGCCAAAAGTTTATCCGGGGCTAGAAAAACTGCAGAATGTTATTTTAACTCCTCACATCGCTTCGGCTACTTTTGAAACTCGTTCCAAAATGTCTGAAATGGCTGCCGAAAATATCATCACCTTTTTTGAAGGTCAAGAACCGCCGAATGTGGTCTAG
- a CDS encoding transketolase: MSHKLTDQKKDELALIANNVRQSIIESLIEAGSGHTAGPLGMADIFTVLYFHLLKHDPKNPLWEERDRVILSNGHICPVLYATMAHAGYFPVEELKTLRKFGSHLQGHPHREYLPALETSSGPLGSGLSQAVGMALAERINNGTSSQKFFYCLMSDGELDAGNTWEGAMLAGKEKLWNLIAIIDRNNIQIDGVTEDIMPLEPLRAKWEAWNWHVIEIDGHNFEEIVDAVNQGKAVFNKPTVIIAHTIPGKGVPEFERDFRWHGAPPGKGPTDKVPADKQGEVALKALRTLGGKVESESE, from the coding sequence ATGTCTCACAAACTAACTGACCAAAAAAAGGACGAGCTTGCATTGATTGCCAATAATGTGAGGCAGTCAATTATTGAATCGCTGATTGAAGCCGGCTCAGGACATACCGCCGGGCCTCTTGGAATGGCGGACATTTTTACTGTGCTTTATTTTCATCTCTTAAAACATGACCCTAAAAACCCACTTTGGGAAGAGCGAGACAGGGTGATTTTATCCAACGGGCACATTTGTCCGGTGCTTTACGCGACAATGGCTCACGCAGGATATTTTCCAGTTGAAGAACTTAAAACCTTGAGAAAATTTGGTTCTCACCTGCAAGGACATCCTCATAGAGAATATTTACCGGCGCTTGAAACCAGTTCCGGACCTTTGGGTTCAGGACTTTCACAAGCAGTTGGTATGGCTTTAGCTGAGAGAATTAATAACGGAACTTCATCGCAAAAATTTTTCTACTGCTTAATGTCAGACGGCGAGTTGGACGCCGGAAATACTTGGGAAGGAGCGATGCTTGCCGGAAAAGAAAAGCTTTGGAATTTAATAGCGATAATTGACAGAAATAATATTCAAATTGACGGCGTTACTGAAGATATTATGCCACTAGAACCTTTGCGAGCTAAATGGGAAGCGTGGAATTGGCATGTAATTGAAATTGACGGTCATAATTTTGAAGAGATTGTGGATGCGGTTAATCAAGGTAAAGCCGTGTTTAACAAGCCGACGGTGATCATTGCTCATACTATTCCCGGAAAAGGTGTTCCTGAGTTTGAAAGAGATTTCCGTTGGCATGGAGCGCCTCCCGGCAAAGGTCCGACTGATAAAGTTCCAGCAGACAAGCAAGGAGAGGTGGCTCTTAAAGCGCTTAGGACATTAGGTGGAAAGGTTGAAAGTGAGAGTGAATAG
- a CDS encoding SDR family oxidoreductase: protein MGSNLKDKVVIITGGTSGIGLATAKLFSEEGARVVIASNREEGGDDIAQSISSECLFVQTDVREEHQVKNLISKAIEKFGKLDILVNSAGVYSFSQGDIVQMPTTDFDLTMDVNFKGIFLMTKFAIPELAKTKGNIVNISSALGLVPEKESAIYCASKSAVIMFSKATALQLSEKEIRVNSICPGPIDTPMLRSAFPEKEEYDSYIKLNPMKRVGTPEEVARLILFVASESSGYITGGVFTIDGGESLK from the coding sequence ATGGGTAGTAATCTAAAAGACAAAGTTGTAATAATAACGGGAGGAACATCTGGTATAGGGCTTGCCACTGCAAAGCTTTTTTCAGAGGAAGGGGCTCGTGTGGTTATTGCAAGTAATAGAGAAGAAGGTGGTGATGATATTGCACAATCTATCTCGTCTGAATGTCTTTTTGTGCAAACTGATGTTCGTGAAGAACATCAAGTAAAAAATCTAATTTCTAAGGCGATAGAAAAATTTGGAAAGTTGGATATCCTGGTAAATTCCGCCGGTGTTTATTCTTTTTCTCAAGGAGATATTGTTCAGATGCCAACTACTGATTTTGATTTGACCATGGACGTAAATTTTAAAGGTATTTTTTTGATGACAAAATTTGCAATTCCCGAACTTGCAAAAACGAAGGGGAACATCGTGAACATTTCTTCAGCTTTAGGGTTGGTGCCGGAAAAAGAGTCGGCGATTTATTGCGCGTCAAAATCGGCGGTCATTATGTTTTCAAAAGCGACAGCTTTGCAGCTTTCAGAAAAAGAAATTAGAGTAAATTCTATTTGTCCCGGACCAATTGATACTCCAATGCTGAGGAGTGCTTTTCCTGAAAAAGAAGAGTACGATAGCTATATAAAACTAAACCCAATGAAAAGAGTTGGAACCCCTGAAGAGGTCGCAAGGCTAATTCTTTTTGTAGCAAGCGAGAGTTCGGGATATATTACGGGAGGAGTATTTACAATTGATGGAGGAGAATCATTAAAATAA